Part of the Photobacterium sp. DA100 genome is shown below.
TCGCTGAAAATAAACGTGTCGGCGTTGATTTGTTTGATCAGGTGCCCTTCGACAATTGTCTCTTTTTCCGTAAACATGCTGGTATCACTTAGCAGATCAGCTACGCTAACTGTTTCTACGGGGCCAGAATAGTTCAATGTCATTTCATTTTTGTTGTGTTCGCTAGCAAGTGCTGCGGTTGGCAGAATGATAGCGGCAGTGGCAATAGCAAAAACAGTATTCTTAATCATGATTCGGTCTCCTTGTGTTGATGGTTCTATTAAACACAAGTTGATCTGAATT
Proteins encoded:
- a CDS encoding NirD/YgiW/YdeI family stress tolerance protein gives rise to the protein MKNTVFAIATAAIILPTAALASEHNKNEMTLNYSGPVETVSVADLLSDTSMFTEKETIVEGHLIKQINADTFIFSDGTKEIQVEIDDDINMPAAINATTRLRLYGEYEGGNTPEIEVDRIQLL